The genome window AGGACGTCGAGGTCCTGCCGGCTGCCGATGTCGCCGCGTACGGGGTTCACCGCTCCACCGTACTAGGGTGGCCGACGTGATCGAACTGGTGATCTTCGACTGTGACGGCACCCTCATCGACAGCGAGACCCTCGGGATCGAGGTGGACCGGGTCGCGATGGCGGCGTTCGGGCTCCCGATGAGCGAACGGGAGATCATCGACCGGTTCGTCGGGCTCGACGCCGCGGCGAAGACCGCCGCGCTCTCCGAGCTGCTCGGCCGGCCGCTGCCGGCCGACTGGTGGGAGGAGTACCGGCCGCTGCACAACCGGCTGGTCGAGGAGAAGCTGGCGCCGATGCCCGGGGTCCCCGAGGCACTGGCGGCGATCGACCTGCCGACCTGCGTGGCCTCCAACAGCAGCCACAGCTGGCTGCGCCGGGGGCTGGAGCTGACGGGGCTGTACGAGCGGTTCGCCGGGCGGATCTTCAGCGGGGCCGAGGACGTGCCGCGCGGCAAGCCGGCCCCCGACCTCTTCCTGCACGCCGCCCGCACCCTGGGCGCCGATCCGGCCGCCTGCGTGGTGGTCGAGGACAGCGCGCACGGCGTGGCCGCCGCCCGCGCGGCCGGCATGCCCGTCCTCGCCTACACCGCCGGGGTGACCCCGCCCGAGCGGCTGGCCGGCCCGGGCACCGTGCTCTTCGACGACATGCGGGAGCTGCCCCGGCTTCTCGCGGCCGGGCCCTGACGGCGAACGGCCCTCCCGAACGCTTGGGTTCGGGAGGGCCGTCGACTCACACCTCAGTGCTCACTGCTGACTAGAAGGTGTGCACCGTCCACTGCTGGTTGGCATCGCCCGCGATGCAGTCCCAGATGTCCAGCGCGGTCCCGTTGGTCATGTTCCAGCCCGGCAGTTCCAGGCAACGGCCCGAGGCGGGGTTGCGGATGGTGCCGTCGGACTTGAGGACCCACTGCTGCTCGGGGTGGCCGGGCGCGCAGTCCGCGCTGATCACGCCGGTGCCGTTGCCGGTGCCGGCGTTGGTGGTGGCGACGCACTCGCCGGCGCTGCGCAGCGTGCCGTCGGTGGCGAAGTTGAACTTCTGGCTGGCGCCGCCCCAGCAGCCCCACTCGACGACCGGGGTGCCCTTGGTGCCGCCGTAGTTGTCCAGGCAGTTGCCGCCGTAGTTGCTCTGGACCTCGGTCTGCACCGCGCCGTTGACCGTGCCGAGGTACATCGGGCCGCCGACCTGCGCCAGCGAGTTGACCGGGGCGGTGCCCAGGAACTCGGTCATCTGGTTGCTGCCGTTGATGGCGAGCAGGTCCGGGTTGCCGTCGGCGTTGACGTCACCGGGGGAGGTGACGGTGGGCCAGTCCGCCTGGCCCAGGCCGACCGGCAGGACCGGGGTCTGGGCGGGCAGCGCGTTGTTCGCCGTGGCGCCGGCCCACTGCTGCTCGCTGCCGCCGTCGCAGTCCCAGAGGATCAGCGGAGTGCCCTGGTTCTGGTTGGCTGCCGGGTCGGCCAGGCAGCGGCCGGACTGCGGGTTCTTCAGCGCACCGGCGGTCGGGCCGGCGACCCACTTCTGCGAGCCGGAGTTGTTGCACTGGAAGAGCTGGATGGGGTTGCCGTTGCCGGTGCCGCCGTTCTGCACGTCCAGGCACTTGCCCATCAGGTGGATGGTGTTGTCCGCGCCGTAGGTGACGGTCTGCGGGTTGGTGGTGTTGCAGTCCCACATCTGGGCGGCGGTTCCGCTGTTGCCCGCGCCGCCGTCCAGGCAGAGGCGGTTGCCGCTGGTGTCGGTCAGGCCCGAGCTGAGCGCGGCCCGGCCGGGCGGGGTGAGGCTGCTGTTCGGCAGGCCGTTGCTGTCGAAGGTCAGCGGGTAGCTGGCGATCGCGCCGGTGGCGTTGTCACGGACCCACAGGGTGGGGGTGCCGCCGGACTCGGTGCCATTGGCGACCGTGGCGCCGACGCTGCCGGGCGCGATCAGGGTGACGTTGGACCAGTTGGTGCCCTGAGCACCGATCAGGTACGCGTTGCCCAGGTTCGAACCGGCCCGGGCACTGCCGGTGTAGTACCAGAGCTTGCCGTTCTCCACGGTGATCAGGTCCGCGTACGGGGAGACACCCGCACCCGCCCAGTTGGCCGCGTTGGAGTACGCACCCGGTGCCACCATCTGGCTCACACCGGACCAGTCAGTGCCGTAGCTCGCGCAGTCCGCGATCGTGCAGGACGAGGCGACCGCGGGCCGGCCCACCGTCAGGACGTCCTGGGACTTGGTGAACTGACCGGCGACGCCGCCGCCGATGGTCGTGCCGTCGTTGCGGTACAGGTACATCTGGTGGGTCTTGGTCTGGTACGCCCAGATGTCGTCCAGGGTCGACTGGCTCTGCGAACCCCGGTGCGTGACCAGGTAGTTGTTCCAGCTGGTGGTGTCCGGGCTCTGCGCCTGGGTGGACGCGACCTGCGGCGTGGCCGCGGGGTCGGCGTTGCCCGGGATCAGCGTCAGGTTCCCCTTGCCGGCCGGGTCGGGGACGATGGTGTCGGGGATGCCGTCACCGGTCAGGTCACCCGCGACGGCCTTGGCGGCCGGGTTGAACGGCGCGTAGAAGCTGTACTGGGCGACGGTCGCCTGGGTGTTGCCGGCGCCGTCCACGGCCTGGACGTAGAGCGTGTGGGTGCCCCACTGGTTGGTGGACAGGTTGACCGGGATGCTCGCGGTCGCGGTGCCGTTGGCGTCCGGGGTCACGTTGATCGCGTTGCCGCCGCTGACCGGGTTGTTCTGGTCCAGCGACCAGAGGAACTTGGCCACGCCGCTCTTGATGCAGGCGGCCAGGTTGCAGCCGGTCGGGGTCGGGTCGGTGCTGGAGACCTGGATGTTGACGGTCCCGCTGCCCGCGTACGACTGCGGCGTGATGCCGCTGCCCAGCGGCGGGTACTGCGCCGACGGGGTGAAGCTCGCGATGCTCGGCGGGGTCAGGTCGACGCTGAAGTAGCAGTACCCCGAGCCGGGGCTGTTCAGCGTGCCGTCGGTGGCGGTGGCGTTCCAGCCGTACGTGTGGCCGTCCTGCACCACGCCGCCGATGTTGGCGCCGGTCCAGTTGCCCGAGGCGACCGTGTTCGAGGCCACCCAGGAGAAGTCCTTCGCCCCGCCGCTCCCGTTGTTGGTCATGTTGTCCCACACGTGGAACGAGGTCTGCAGGTTGTCACCCGGCATCGCCGTGGAGACCCAGGCGTGCAGGTTGATGTTGGACGCGTTGCCGTTCATGGTGGTCTGGCCGATCCACCCGGTCGTCCCGCAGATCGTGTACGGGTCGGTGTACATGCCCGACGGCGTGTTCGGCGCGATGTCGTAGTTGGTCTGCAGCACCGGGTTGGTGCTGAAGCGCATGAACCCGTAGTTGGTCGAGTACTTGGACTCGTTGCCGTAGATCCCGAAGGTCAGGTTGCTGTACCCGAGGTACTGCTTGACGCTGCCGGTGACGTCGAAGGTCACGTTCGGGTTGGTGCCGCAACTGCCGTAGACGGGGCCGATGTTCTGCGTGCCCTCGCCGGTGACGGTGCCGGGCTGGTTGTTCCAGGAGGTGCCGCCGCTGATGCCGCCGGTCAGGTTGAGGCCGATGCCCCAGGTGTCGGAGCAGGTGTGGTCGGCGCCGTAGGTCTCGGCGAGGTGCAGCTGCGAGCTCTGGATCACCATGTTGGTGGTGAGCGCGCTGGTGTTCATCTCGTAGTA of Kitasatospora viridis contains these proteins:
- a CDS encoding HAD family hydrolase; the protein is MADVIELVIFDCDGTLIDSETLGIEVDRVAMAAFGLPMSEREIIDRFVGLDAAAKTAALSELLGRPLPADWWEEYRPLHNRLVEEKLAPMPGVPEALAAIDLPTCVASNSSHSWLRRGLELTGLYERFAGRIFSGAEDVPRGKPAPDLFLHAARTLGADPAACVVVEDSAHGVAAARAAGMPVLAYTAGVTPPERLAGPGTVLFDDMRELPRLLAAGP
- a CDS encoding ricin-type beta-trefoil lectin domain protein; translation: MTTALTTALAGSALPALAAPIGPADPTAKPPTAQVAPGPTQIAQAQAKKTGKPVTVDALTTETSLTVANPDGSLTTSQNVLPIRVKQSNGSWAGVDATLAKNGDGSFSPKVAASGVALSGGGSAPLVALTDPAGHKLALSLPFALPVPSVSGDTATYANVLPGVDLQATVTDQGAFHEVLVVHNAQAAADPQLKTLRLAINSNGLSTAADGAGNVTAKAADGTPAFTAPAPVMWDSATAPAPVQPSVARSAAAPADAAPRAAVAQGTPDAPPAPQSAVDPATQAVSTKDGPGHGAHIAKIAVQADNSGLTLAPDAGQLASSDVVYPEYIDPAWQPAPTGTTNHYTEVKEGCAGQGLYDNAQENGEGVGYQQYDSNCFGIYRSYYEMNTSALTTNMVIQSSQLHLAETYGADHTCSDTWGIGLNLTGGISGGTSWNNQPGTVTGEGTQNIGPVYGSCGTNPNVTFDVTGSVKQYLGYSNLTFGIYGNESKYSTNYGFMRFSTNPVLQTNYDIAPNTPSGMYTDPYTICGTTGWIGQTTMNGNASNINLHAWVSTAMPGDNLQTSFHVWDNMTNNGSGGAKDFSWVASNTVASGNWTGANIGGVVQDGHTYGWNATATDGTLNSPGSGYCYFSVDLTPPSIASFTPSAQYPPLGSGITPQSYAGSGTVNIQVSSTDPTPTGCNLAACIKSGVAKFLWSLDQNNPVSGGNAINVTPDANGTATASIPVNLSTNQWGTHTLYVQAVDGAGNTQATVAQYSFYAPFNPAAKAVAGDLTGDGIPDTIVPDPAGKGNLTLIPGNADPAATPQVASTQAQSPDTTSWNNYLVTHRGSQSQSTLDDIWAYQTKTHQMYLYRNDGTTIGGGVAGQFTKSQDVLTVGRPAVASSCTIADCASYGTDWSGVSQMVAPGAYSNAANWAGAGVSPYADLITVENGKLWYYTGSARAGSNLGNAYLIGAQGTNWSNVTLIAPGSVGATVANGTESGGTPTLWVRDNATGAIASYPLTFDSNGLPNSSLTPPGRAALSSGLTDTSGNRLCLDGGAGNSGTAAQMWDCNTTNPQTVTYGADNTIHLMGKCLDVQNGGTGNGNPIQLFQCNNSGSQKWVAGPTAGALKNPQSGRCLADPAANQNQGTPLILWDCDGGSEQQWAGATANNALPAQTPVLPVGLGQADWPTVTSPGDVNADGNPDLLAINGSNQMTEFLGTAPVNSLAQVGGPMYLGTVNGAVQTEVQSNYGGNCLDNYGGTKGTPVVEWGCWGGASQKFNFATDGTLRSAGECVATTNAGTGNGTGVISADCAPGHPEQQWVLKSDGTIRNPASGRCLELPGWNMTNGTALDIWDCIAGDANQQWTVHTF